The Podospora pseudopauciseta strain CBS 411.78 chromosome 2 map unlocalized CBS411.78m_2, whole genome shotgun sequence genome has a window encoding:
- the ERP38 gene encoding Protein disulfide-isomerase erp38 (EggNog:ENOG503NY0R; COG:O) encodes MVLLKSFVLAGLTVVVAAKSAVLDLIPSNFDEVVLKSGKPTLVEFFAPWCGHCKNLAPVYEELAHSFEFTKDVQIAKVDADAERSLGKRFGVQGFPTLKWFDGKSDKPTEYNGGRDLEALTAFITEKTGIKSKKKLAPPSSIAYLTDATFKNTIGGDKHVLVAFTAPWCGHCKSLAPTWESLATTFANEPNVVIAKVDAEAENSKATANDYGVTSYPTIKFFPKGSTTPEDYNGGRSEEAFVAFLNEQAGTHRAAGGGVDATAGTFAVLDEIVTKYIGGTPLTDAAAEVKKAAESLKEDAQYKYAEYYIRVFDKLSKSDSFAAKELARLEGILKKGGLAPTKLDELTTKTNILRKFVEKVTGKDEL; translated from the exons atggttCTCCTCAAGAGCTTCGTGCTCGCCGGCCTCACGGTTGTTGTCGCGGCCAAGTCTGCCGTCCTCGACCTTATCCCTAGCAACTTCGACGAAGTCGTTCTCAAGTCCGGGAAGCCCACCCTCGTCGAGTTCTTCGCCCCATGGTGTGGCCATTGCAAGAACCTTGCCCCTGTCTATGAGGAGCTCGCCCACTCCTTCGAGTTCACCAAAGATGTCCAGATTGCCAAGGTTGATGCCGATGCCGAAAGGTCGTTGGGCAAGCGTTTTGGTGTCCAGGGTTTCCCTACACTGAAGTGGTTCGATGGCAAGAGTGACAAGCCAACAGAGTACAATGGTGGACGTGACCTCGAGGCTCTGACCGCCTTCATCACCGAGAAGACTGGTATCAAGTCCAAGAAAAAGCTCGCTCCTCCCAGCAGCATTGCCTACCTGACCGATGCTACCTTCAAGAACACCATTGGCGGTGACAAGCACGTTCTTGTTGCTTTCACTGCTCCCTGGTGCGGAC ACTGCAAGAGCCTTGCCCCCACTTGGGAGTCTCTTGCCACCACCTTCGCCAACGAGCCCAACGTCGTTATTGCCAAGGTTGATGCCGAGGCTGAGAACAGCAAGGCCACCGCCAACGATTATGGTGTGACGTCGTATCCCACCATCAAGTTCTTCCCCAAGGGCAGCACCACTCCCGAGGATTACAACGGTGGCCGTTCTGAAGAGGCCTTTGTTGCCTTCCTCAACGAGCAGGCCGGTACCCACCgcgccgccggcggcggtgttgatGCCACCGCTGGCACCTTCGCCGTTCTCGATGAGATTGTCACCAAGTACATTGGTGGCACCCCCCTTACCGATGCCGCtgccgaggtcaagaaggctgctgagaGCCTCAAGGAAGATGCCCAGTACAAGTACGCCGAGTACTACATCCGCGTCTTTGACAAGCTTAGCAAGAGCGACAGTTTTGCTGCTAAGGAGCTCGCCCGTTTGGAGGGTATCCTCAAGAAGGGTGGTCTGGCCCCTACCAAGCTTGATGAGCTTACCACCAAGACCAATATCCTCCGCAAGTTTGTCGAGAAGGTCACTGGTAAGGATGAGCTTTAA
- a CDS encoding uncharacterized protein (EggNog:ENOG503NV8X; COG:Q) has product MAEAQLEDFSSLFSLKGKVAVITGGSRGLGLSAASAILQSGASLVFISSRKAAACESAVATLNALPNLSPGAKAISVPADCATQAGVTHLVEQVKKHTDHVDILLANAGATWGEYIDTHSDSAFAKVMDLNVKGVFNLIRDFVPLMSKNASVETPSKVIITASVAGLGIGTLGKQGTYGYSASKAAVIHLGRNLAVELGPRHISVNSICPGFFPSKMSNGLLEMSGGHDAFANANPMRRLGRPEDIAGAIVYLCSRASNHVNGADFAIDGGAMWARGQLDSKL; this is encoded by the exons ATGGCCGAAGCTCAGCTCGAGGACTTCTCGTCCCTGTTTTCCCTGAAGGGCAAGGTTGCCGTCATCACCGGTGGCTCCCGTGGTTTGGGGTTGAGTGCTGCTTCTGC CATCCTTCAATCCGGCGCCTCCCTCGTTTTCATCTCCTCGCGCAAGGCCGCCGCCTGCGAATCCGCCGTCGCCACCCTCAAcgccctccccaacctctcccccggcGCCAAGGCCATCTCTGTGCCGGCCGACTGCGCCACCCAAGCCGGCGTCACCCACCTCGTCGAGCAGGTGAAGAAGCACACCGACCACGTCGACATCCTCCTTGCCAACGCCGGCGCCACATGGGGCGAGTACATCGACACTCACTCCGACTCGGCCTTTGCCAAGGTCATGGACCTCAACGTCAAGGGCGTCTTTAACCTCATCCGTGACTTCGTGCCCCTCATGAGCAAGAACGCCAGCGTTGAGACGCCGTCAAAGGTGATTATCACTGCGTcggtggctgggttggggattGGTACTTTGGGCAAGCAGGGCACGTATGGGTACAGTGCTAGCAAGGCGGCGGTTATTCACCTGGGGAGGAACTTGGCTGTGGAATTGGGCCCGAGGCATATCAGCGTGAACAGCATCTGCCCTGGGTTCTTCCCTAGCAAGATGAGCAATGGGCTGCTGGAGATGAGCGGTGGGCATGATGCGTTTGCCAATGCCAACCCGATGAGGAGGTTAGGGAGACCGGAGGATATTGCTGGTGCGATTGTGTATCTGTGCAGTCGGGCGAGTAACCACGTGAACGGTGCTGATTTCGCcattgatggtggtgctaTGTGGGCTAGGGGGCAGTTGGATTCCAAGCTTTGA
- the RPS29 gene encoding 40S ribosomal protein S29 (EggNog:ENOG503P6KV; COG:J) produces the protein MSHESVWNSRPRTYGKGSRACRVCTHQAGLIRKYGLNICRQCFREKAADIGFVKYR, from the exons ATGTCTCACGAGTCTGTCTGGAACTCCCGCCCCCGCACTTACGGCAAGGGCTCTCGCGCTTG CCGTGTCTGCACCCACCAGGCTGGTCTGATCCGCAAGTACGGCCTCAACATCTGCCGTCAGTGCTTCCGCGAGAAGGCTGCCGACATTGGTTTCGTCAAG TACCGGTAA
- the TUF1 gene encoding translation elongation factor Tu (EggNog:ENOG503NV4W; COG:J): protein MPALLRTIAPFLRAATLRQSATPLVQLQRQTRTPILNFARSYAVFERTKPHVNIGTIGHVDHGKTTLSAAITKRQAEKGMANFLEYGAIDKAPEERKRGITISTAHIEYSTEARHYSHVDCPGHADYIKNMITGAASMDGAIIVVAASDGQMPQTREHLLLARQMGIQRIVVFVNKVDALEDPEMLELVEMEMRELLTSYGFDGDNTPVVLGSALCAMEGKRPEIGESKIDELMKAVDEWIPTPERDTDKPFLMPIEDVFSIAGRGTVVSGRVERGTLKRDADIELIGKSNEIIKTKVTDIETFKKSCEESRAGDNSGLLLRGVRREDIKRGMVVAKPGTVTAHKKFLLSLYVLSKEEGGRHSGFGEKYRPQMYIRSADESVTLYFPEGTEDASSKMVMPGDNVEMLAELYNPVAVEAGMRITIREGGRTVATGLVTRILE, encoded by the exons ATGCCTGCCCTCCTCAGAACCATTGCCCCCTTCCTGAGGGCGGCCACCCTCAGACAGTCTGCCACTCCTCTGGTCCAGCTCCAGCGCCAGACCCGCACTCCCATCCTCAACTTTGCCCGGTCGTACGCTGTTTTTGAGCGCACCAAGCCCCACGTCAACATTG GCACAATCGGTCACGTCGATCATGGAAAG ACTACCCTTtccgccgccatcaccaagagGCAAGCCGAGAAGGGCATGGCCAACTTCCTCGAGTATGGCGCTATCGACAAGGCCCCCGAAGAGCGCAAGCGTGGTATCACCATCTCCACTGCCCACATCGAGTACTCGACCGAGGCCCGCCACTACTCACACGTCGACTGCCCTGGTCACGCTGATTACATCAAGAACATGATTACCGGTGCCGCCTCCATGGATGGTGCCATCATTGTCGTTGCTGCTTCCGATGGACAGATGCCCCAAACCCGTGAGCACTTGCTCCTCGCCCGCCAGATGGGTATCCAGAGaatcgtcgtcttcgtcaacAAGGTCGATGCCCTCGAGGATCCCGAGATGTTGGAGCTTGTCGAGATGGAGATGCGTGAGCTTCTCACCTCGTACGGCTTCGACGGTGACAACACCCCCGTCGTTCTCGGTTCTGCTCTCTGCGCCATGGAGGGCAAGCGCCCCGAGATTGGCGAGTCCAAGATCGATGAGCTCATGAAGGCTGTCGATGAGTGGATCCCCACCCCCGAGCGTGACACCGACAAGCCTTTCCTCATGCCCATTGAGGACGTCTTCTCCATTGCCGGCCGTGGTACCGTCGTCTCTGGCCGTGTCGAGCGTGGTACGCTCAAGAGAGATGCCGATATCGAGCTCATTGGCAAGTCCAACGAGATCATCAAGACCAAGGTCACCGACATCGAGACCTTCAAGAAGTCCTGCGAGGAGTCCCGTGCCGGTGACAACTCCGGTCTTCTCCTCCGTGGTGTCCGCCGTGAGGACATCAAGCGTGGTATGGTCGTTGCCAAGCCCGGCACCGTCACTGCCCACAAGAAGTTCCTGCTCTCCCTCTACGTCCTGTCCAAGGAGGAAGGTGGCCGTCACTCCGGCTTCGGTGAGAAGTACCGCCCCCAGATGTACATCCGCTCCGCCGACGAGTCCGTCACCCTCTACTTCCCTGAAGGCACCGAGGATGCCTCCAGCAAGATGGTCATGCCCGGTGACAACGTCGAGATGTTGGCCGAGCTCTACAACCCCGTTGCCGTCGAGGCCGGTATGCGCATCACCATCAGAGAAGGTGGCCGCACTGTTGCCACTGGTCTCGTCACCCGCATCCTCGAGTAA
- a CDS encoding uncharacterized protein (EggNog:ENOG503P3D4; COG:U) → MADEQVAAPQEDAPLVVNLNLIQPSGTSLSFARTPAATTLRQLKAKVREGLPSRPSDEQIRFIYRGHLLQRDTDTLLDVFTEQVIRSSGDQQSLHMVIRDVVNQPSGNTPQLATPNRGQSPAPGNANAPPNNHAQPPFGRQPHIQFHPQHGIRVAAAGFIPPPQPMVHHLQHQDMVQWGAHLQREAFQRQVAHMNTQRHFGYGIPPLDGVHHGPVMGAEHPAHSLTRDMVGPNGQQVRITVQNEVVAPAAGSAPGAGGPTSNPGSHRPSSANQTRDWIHGDDAARASQTITDAMQRSASGASLANMAANLANSNGPIQPIQPGVTTPLFPGVSRHASRSATPDPHTRHAAYGIPPLQRQVVPPGQSQSQPQGQQGQSQARALDDLEVHILYDQAGPRALLVNSPLDLYTSRQPYALPVRPPQHVYQPMAFGVPPMAGPLFYPPPFYPSPAMYLPPFQPSPMPLAFQQPQPGPVPPPLWPNPNAAAQGPVQPQQGQAQAGFQAHPVDGLRHRVQQAQVAAPANPPLARPPQFGHQGNPGGWVVAAWPTVWLIIRLAAFAFWFSYSNPSWERWLSLSIASLILLAFHTGILNALVNEVFQPIREHIENLIPNPEHQNQQRPAQNAPAGAGQAGNPDPAEIARRLVAQRRNANGNWLQNQARWLERAGILLLASLAPGVAERHIQQLEAREREERRAAEEAAERERAAARAAQEAQTEGQQPGHEDGADHGQQEESPVQPQPQAQAPLVEV, encoded by the exons ATGGCGGACGAGCAGGTCGCCGCTCCACAGGAGGATGCGCCCTTGGTCGTtaacctcaacctcatccagCCAAGCGGCACCTCATTAAGCTTCGCCCGAACACCAGCTGCTACCACTTTGCGCCAGCTCAAGGCCAAAGTTCGAGAGGGACTCCCCTCGCGACCATCCGACGAGCAAATCAGATTCATCTACCGCGGCCATCTGTTGCAGCGCGATACCGACACATTGCTGGATGTCTTTACAGAACAGGTG ATCCGATCAAGTGGCGACCAGCAATCTCTTCATATGGTGATCAGAGATGTTGTCAACCAGCCGTCTGGCAACACCCCCCAGCTCGCAACACCGAACCGTGGCCAGAGCCCTGCGCCTGGCAATGCGAATgcccctcccaacaaccatgCGCAACCTCCATTTGGCCGCCAGCCACATATCCAGTTCCACCCTCAGCATGGAATCCGTGTGGCAGCCGCCGGCTTTATCCCGCCCCCACAGCCCATGGTCCATCACCTACAACACCAAGATATGGTTCAGTGGGGTGCTCACCTTCAACGGGAGGCCTTTCAGCGGCAAGTAGCGCATATGAATACTCAACGACACTTTGGATATGGTATTCCGCCTCTCGATGGCGTACACCACGGCCCCGTCATGGGGGCTGAGCACCCGGCGCATTCCTTGACGCGGGATATGGTTGGGCCCAACGGACAACAAGTACGCATCACTGTTCAGAACGAGGTCGTTGCGCCAGCCGCTGGCTCTGCTCCAGGAGCGGGCGGTCCTACATCCAACCCTGGAAGTCATCGCCCATCTTCTGCGAACCAGACTCGTGACTGGATCCATGGTGATGACGCCGCTAGGGCCTCGCAAACCATCACTGATGCGATGCAAAGAAGTGCATCTGGCGCATCCTTAGCAAACATGGCGGCTAATCTTGCGAATTCCAATGGGCCTATTCAGCCAATTCAACCTGGGGTGACTACGCCTCTCTTTCCCGGTGTATCCAGACATGCCAGTCGTTCTGCGACCCCAGATCCCCACACCAGACATGCTGCCTATGGTATTCCGCCGCTGCAGCGGCAGGTAGTACCACCGGGTCAATCTCAATCACAACCCCAGGGTCAACAGGGACAGTCCCAAGCTCGGGCCTTGGATGATCTCGAGGTTCACATTTTGTACGACCAGGCTGGTCCTCGTGCGTTACTGGTAAACAGTCCTCTAGATCTGTACACCTCGCGGCAGCCATATGCTTTACCTGTGAGGCCACCACAGCACGTCTACCAGCCCATGGCTTTCGGCGTACCTCCTATGGCAGGCCCTCTTTTCTACCCACCTCCGTTCTATCCCTCGCCAGCCATGTACCTGCCACCTTTTCAACCGAGCCCCATGCCATTGGCTTTCCAGCAGCCGCAACCCGGACCGGTGCCACCGCCTCTCTGGCCAAACCCAAATGCAGCAGCTCAGGGGCCGGTACAACCCCAGCAAGGCCAAGCCCAAGCAGGTTTCCAGGCTCATCCTGTCGACGGCCTTCGGCATCGGGTTCAGCAGGCCCAAGTGGCAGCTCCAGCTAACCCTCCTCTTGCCCGGCCTCCACAGTTTGGACATCAGGGCAACCCtggagggtgggtggtggctgccTGGCCCACCGTGTGGCTCATCATTCGTCTGGCCGCTTTTGCCTTTTGGTTCTCCTACAGCAACCCCTCATGGGAACGGTGGCTGTCGTTAAGTATAGCGTCCCTGATCCTCTTGGCGTTCCATACAGGGATTTTGAACGCCTTGGTCAACGAAGTGTTTCAGCCCATCAGAGAGCATATTGAGAACCTGATCCCCAATCCGGAACATCAGAATCAACAGAGACCAGCACAGAACGCACCAGCAGGGGCTGGTCAGGCTGGCAACCCCGATCCGGCGGAGATTGCGCGGCGGTTAGTAGCGCAGAGACGGAATGCTAATGGAAATTGGCTACAAAACCAGGCCAGGTGGCTAGAGAGAGCAGGTATCTTGCTTCTGGCCAGTTTGGCGCCAGGGGTTGCAGAGAGACATATTCAGCAACTGGAGGCgcgggaaagggaggagaggagagctGCTGAAGAGGCTGCCGAACGGGAGAGGGCCGCTGCTCGAGCAGCCCAGGAGGCCCAGACGGAAGGGCAGCAACCAGGACATGAAGATGGAGCGGACCATGGGCAGCAAGAGGAGTCTCCAGTACAGCCCCAGCCTCAGGCTCAAGCTCCTTTGGTGGAGGTATAA
- the PSD1 gene encoding phosphatidylserine decarboxylase 1 (EggNog:ENOG503NZD1; COG:I; BUSCO:EOG092639H5), which produces MAFPQIGPASISVGLPVAGLARTTLLRRSQRLPHHHLSQAATRRAHSTHRYGRQQQRLFGQRSFSQQSHRPKADSKVNDSKIRWYPIPVGLGVGFLGLVQFYKVYSREKEPQENGEPEKKPKKRPRVRPDGPWQVQIMSTLPLKAMSRLWGKFNELVIPYHLRSPGFRLYSWFFGVNMDEIEEPDIRNFPNLAAFFYRTLKPGARPLDPNPNALLSPADGRVLQYGQIEGGDIEQVKGMTYTIDALLGQNSPSPSLSSSQASLEKLIKPAAQRELEGDEELVKRDEEFASVNGISYTLPDLLSGNKKKRKSDSFDQPKDESVTPSATSVSEVRAELEKGEKAWYDYLTPGSRHVLYYAVIYLAPGDYHRFHSPTNWVVERRRHFAGELYSVSPYLQRTMPGLFTLNERVVLLGRWRWGFFSYVPVGATNVGSIKINFDRELRTNSLTTDTEADRAAEEAAQRGEPYLGYAEATYEAASQVLRGHALRRGEEMGGFQLGSTIVLVFEAPASEHDPETGKHTRGWSWNVEKGQRVKVGQSLGQVDM; this is translated from the exons ATGGCGTTTCCTCAGATTGGCCCTGCTTCGATCTCTGTCGGGTTACCTGTAGCTGGGTTGGCTCGCACCACACTCCTTCGACGCTCTCAGcgcctccctcaccaccacctctcgcAAGCCGCCACTCGTCGGGCACACTCGACACATCGATACGgccgccagcagcagcgcctCTTCGGCCAACGCTCCTTCTCCCAGCAGTCCCACCGGCCCAAGGCCGACTCCAAAGTGAACGACTCCAAGATTCGGTGGTATCCCATTCCCGTCGGCCTCGGCGTCGGCTTCCTGGGTCTGGTTCAGTTCTACAAGGTCTACTCGCGGGAGAAGGAACCTCAAGAAAATGGCGAACCAGAGAAGAAGCCAAAAAAGAGGCCACGGGTGAGGCCCGATGGACCTTG GCAGGTGCAAATCATGTCGACTCTGCCATTGAAGGCCATGTCTCGGCTTTGGGGCAAGTTCAATGAGCTCGTCATTCCATACCACCTCCGTTCTCCTGGTTTCCGGCTGTACTCTTGGTTCTTTGGTGTCAACATGGACGAGATCGAGGAACCGGATATTCGCAATTTCCCCAACCTGGCCGCCTTTTTCTACCGTACCCTGAAGCCCGGTGCCCGACCCCTGGATCCGAACCCGAACGCTCTCTTGTCTCCCGCGGATGGTCGAGTTCTGCAGTACGGTCAGATAGAAGGCGGCGACATCGAACAGGTCAAGGGAATGACATATACCATTGATGCTCTCCTCGGACAAAACAGCCCCTCGCCAAGTCTCTCCAGCAGCCAAGCCTCTCTCGAAAAGCTCATCAAGCCCGCTGCCCAGCGTGAACTCGAAGGCGACGAAGAACTGGTCAAGAGGGACGAAGAATTCGCCTCGGTTAACGGTATCTCGTACACCCTCCCCGATCTCCTGTCcggcaacaagaagaagagaaagagcgACAGCTTCGACCAGCCCAAGGACGAATCCGTCACTCCCTCTGCCACCTCCGTCTCTGAAGTCCGcgccgagctcgagaagggCGAGAAGGCCTGGTACGATTATCTCACCCCCGGCAGCCGTCACGTCCTCTACTACGCCGTCATCTACCTCGCCCCCGGGGATTACCACCGCTTCCACTCACCCACCAACTGGGTCGTTGAGAGGAGACGCCACTTTGCAGGAGAACTCTACAGCGTGTCCCCGTATCTTCAGCGCACCATGCCCGGTTTGTTCACTCTCAACGAGCGTGTCGTTCTCCTTGGTCGCTGGCGCTGGGGTTTCTTCAGCTATGTCCCCGTCGGTGCCACCAACGTCGGTTCTATTAAGATCAACTTTGACAGGGAGCTCCGCACCAACAGCCTGACGACGGACACCGAGGCCGACagggcggccgaggaggctgctcAGCGCGGTGAGCCGTACCTTGGTTACGCCGAGGCCACGTATGAGGCTGCCAGCCAAGTCCTGAGGGGCCACGCGCTGCGCAGGGGTGAGGAGATGGGCGGTTTCCAACTCGGCAGCACGATTGTTCTCGTCTTTGAGGCACCTGCTTCGGAGCACGATCCCGAGACTGGCAAGCACACCAGGGGGTGGTCGTGGAATGTTGAAAAGGGGCAGAGAGTCAAGGTTGGGCAGTCTTTGGGGCAGGTTGATATGTAA
- the FRM2 gene encoding type II nitroreductase (COG:S; EggNog:ENOG503P1VX), which yields MQRFAHPLRTLLKNTTYRVATPRPITTPITTPKMFSSSKTTPAVQSADGFLSHIKARRTIYALNKTLPISTDRVQEIVKESLLHVPSSFNSQSNRVVVLLGAEHDKFWDITTAILKSIVPEENFASTAARMAGFKAGAGTVLFFEDQDVVKGMQEKFALYADRFDPWAGHSSAMLQFAVWTALETEGLGANLQHYNPLVDQKVQQEWSVPSTWKLSAQLVFGGKAGEPGEKTFGPLEQKYRVFGSA from the exons ATGCAGAGATTCGCCCACCCGCTTCGCACACTCCTCAAAAACACCACCTATAGAGTTGCTACTCCCCGTCCTATCACCACACCAATTACTACCCCGAAGATGTTTTCCTCCAGcaaaaccacccccgccgTCCAGAGCGCTGACggcttcctctcccacatcAAAGCCCGTCGCACAATCTACGCCCTCAACAAgaccctccccatctctaCCGACCGCGTCCAAGAAATCGTAAAGGaatccctcctccacgtCCCCTCTTCCTTCAACTCCCAATCCAACcgcgtcgtcgtcctcctcggcgccgaGCACGACAAGTTCTGggacatcaccaccgccatcctcaagTCCATCGTCCCCGAGGAGAACTTCGCCTCGACGGCCGCCCGCATGGCCGGGTTCAAGGCCGGCGCAGGCACTGTTTTGTTCTTTGAGGACCAGGACGTCGTCAAGGGCATGCAGGAAAAGTTTGCCCTTTATGCTGATCG TTTCGACCCCTGGGCTGGCCACTCAAGCGCCATGCTCCAGTTCGCAGTCTGGACTGCCCTCGAAACCGAAGGCCTGGGCGCCAACCTCCAGCACTACAACCCCCTCGTCGACCAGAAGGTCCAGCAGGAGTGGTCCGTCCCGTCGACGTGGAAGCTCTCCGCTCAGCTCGTATTTGGCGGCAAGGCCGGCGAGCCAGGCGAGAAGACCTTTGGGCCTTTGGAGCAAAAGTACAGGGTTTTTGGTTCTGCTTAG
- a CDS encoding uncharacterized protein (EggNog:ENOG503NWES; COG:G): MEVEEDTSWNGAGHTGEEAIDVDELRVMYCAADSFQQYPRLAHYQTTHLRRQSFYSLPQAHLRLLSSPPFNYLETLSKVDDCIDSNAELSRAIFKAALSNFNLGVPDEKSRTATGTLKMPDEWAGCAKNGDVDKARSTIRQFYRDWSAEGKRERDVCFRNVFKVVQQEQKRLKEGEKLRVLVPGAGLGRLVFELFLRGCIAEGNEISYHQLLASSYILNCCERAGQYEVFPWVHGFSNHRTRRDQFRGYKVPDVHCMSETMRVQEETGRVGEMSMTAADFLCEYAKEENAGAFDVVAAVFFLDTAPNLIRYLDVIYGCLKPGGVLVNFGPLLWHFEGVMPNKSENGAHMSGGDDMTGIAEPGNFELTDEEVMELVTKVGFVVESRETGVEAPYIHDTESMLQTMYRASTWVARKPVIKADTS, encoded by the exons atggaggtggaggaggatacgTCATGGAACGGCGCCGGACACACGGGCGAGGAGGCCATCGATGTCGATGAGCTAAGAGTCATGTATTGTGCTGCTGATTCCTTCCA ACAATACCCCCGCCTGGCCCACTACcaaaccacccacctccGCCGGCAGTCCTtctactccctcccccaagccCACCTCCGGCTCCTGTCATCCCCACCGTTCAACTACCTCGAAACGCTTTCCAAAGTCGACGACTGCATCGACTCCAACGCCGAACTGTCCAGGGCTATCTTCAAAGCTGCCCTCTCAAACTTCAACCTGGGGGTGCCCGACGAAAAGTCACGGACTGCTACTGGCACCCTTAAAATGCCGGATGAGTGGGCAGGCTGTGCAAAGAATGGGGATGTGGACAAGGCGAGGAGCACAATTCGTCAGTTCTACCGGGACTGGTCGGCAGAAGGAAAAAGGGAGAGGGATGTCTGCTTCCGGAATGTCTTCAAGGTTGTTCAACAAGAGCAGAAGAGGTTGAAAGAAGGGGAGAAACTGCGGGTTTTGGTGCCGGGcgcggggttggggaggttggtgtttgaACTGTTTCTACGGGGGTGTATAGCGGAGGGGAATGAGATTTCCTACCACCAACTGCTGGCGAGCTCTTACATCTTGAACTGCTGCGAGCGGGCGGGGCAGTACGAGGTTTTTCCTTGGGTGCATGGGTTTTCGAATCATAGGACAAGAAGGGATCAGTTTAGGGGGTACAAGGTGCCGGATGTGCATTGTATGAGCGAGACAATGAGGGTGCAGGAGGAGACGGGCAGGGTCGGCGAGATGAGCATGACGGCTGCGGATTTCTTGTGCGAGTACGCCAAGGAGGAAAACGCGGGGGCGTTTGatgtggtggcggcggtttTTTTCCTCGATACGGCCCCGAATCTGATTAGGTATTTGGATGTGATTTATGGGTGTTTGAAGCCTgggggggtgctggtgaaCTTTGGGCCGTTGCTGTGGCATTTCGAGGGGGTGATGCCGAATAAGAGTGAGAACGGGGCCCATATGAGCGGCGGGGATGATATGACGGGGATTGCGGAGCCGGGGAACTTTGAGCTgacggatgaggaggtgatggagcTGGTGACAAAGGTTGGGTTCGTGGTTGAGTCGAGGGAGACAGGGGTCGAGGCGCCGTATATACATGATACTGAGTCCATGCTGCAGACTATGTATCGAGCCAGTACGTGGGTTGCGAGGAAGCCGGTCATCAAGGCGGATACTTCTTAG
- a CDS encoding uncharacterized protein (COG:S; EggNog:ENOG503P8N1), whose translation MQSDALMDDDVFVMISRVRQLLQGYLQAWHRTARGPLTTTVSLLGCAPCYQILPPPPVEPAAHDQKHIDSNLFRTVQSSRNCFSLRMQKYRTKISMASKNESNANNTSPTNASGDNAHAELTVQLEDLLNTLSNKFAGVSSEIFAKMDEMSRRLDNLEAQLAANKDKKSSSG comes from the exons ATGCAAAGTGATGCTTTAATGGACGATGATGTCTTTGTAATGATATCGCGGGTGAGGCAGCTGCTGCAAGGGTACCTTCAAGCTTGGCATCGAACAGCGCGCGGCCCTCTGACTACCACAGTGTCGCTACTGGGCTGTGCACCGTGCTATCAAATA CTACCCCCCCCACCCGTTGAACCAGCTGCTCATGATCAAAAACACATTGACAGCAACCTCTTCCGCACTGTACAATCATCCAGGAACTGCTTCAGTCTCCGCATGCAAAAGTACCGGACAAAAATAAGTATGGCTTCCAAGAACGAGTCCAACGCCAACAACACGAGTCCAACAAAT GCCTCTGGCGACAACGCCCATGCTGAGCTCACGGTCCAACTCGAAGACCTTCTGAACACCCTCTCGAACAAATTTGCTGGCGTTTCTAGTGAAATCTTTGCAAAAA TGGACGAGATGTCGCGTCGCCTGGACAACCTTGAAGCACAGCTAGCAGCcaacaaggacaagaagtcAAGCTCCGGCTGA